One genomic region from Enterobacter hormaechei ATCC 49162 encodes:
- the rarA gene encoding replication-associated recombination protein RarA, with the protein MSNLSLDFSDNAFQPLAARMRPENLAQYIGQQHLLAAGKPLPRAIEAGHLHSMILWGPPGTGKTTLAEVIARYANADVERISAVTSGVKEIREAIERARQNRNAGRRTILFVDEVHRFNKSQQDAFLPHIEDGTIFFIGATTENPSFELNSALLSRARVYLLKSLTTEDIEKVLTQAMEDKARGYGGQDIVLPDDTRRAIAELVNGDARRALNTLEMMADMAEVDDAGKRVLKQELLTEIAGERSARFDNKGDRFYDLISALHKSVRGSAPDAALYWYARIITAGGDPLYVARRCLAIASEDVGNADPRAMQVAISAWDCFTRVGPAEGERAIAQAIVYLACAPKSNAVYTAFKAAMSDARERPDYDVPVHLRNAPTKLMKEMGYGQEYRYAHDEPNAYAAGEEYFPQEMAQTRYYHPTNRGLEGKIGEKLAWLAGQDQNSPIKRYR; encoded by the coding sequence GTGAGCAACCTGTCGCTCGATTTTTCAGATAATGCGTTTCAACCTCTGGCCGCCCGTATGCGGCCAGAAAATTTAGCGCAGTATATTGGCCAGCAACACCTGCTGGCTGCGGGGAAACCCTTGCCGCGCGCTATTGAGGCGGGGCATCTGCACTCCATGATCCTCTGGGGTCCACCCGGAACCGGTAAAACCACCCTCGCTGAAGTGATCGCCCGTTACGCCAATGCAGACGTTGAGCGGATTTCTGCGGTGACGTCGGGTGTAAAAGAGATCCGCGAGGCGATCGAGCGGGCGCGGCAAAACCGCAATGCCGGGCGTCGCACCATTCTGTTTGTTGACGAAGTCCACCGCTTCAACAAGAGCCAGCAGGATGCGTTCCTGCCGCACATTGAAGACGGTACGATTTTCTTCATCGGCGCAACCACGGAAAACCCATCGTTTGAGCTGAACTCGGCGCTTCTTTCCCGTGCGCGCGTGTATCTCCTTAAATCCCTGACCACGGAAGATATCGAAAAGGTTCTGACGCAGGCGATGGAGGATAAGGCGCGCGGCTACGGCGGGCAGGATATCGTTCTGCCGGACGACACGCGGCGGGCGATTGCAGAACTGGTTAACGGCGATGCGCGCCGGGCGCTGAATACGCTGGAAATGATGGCCGACATGGCCGAAGTGGACGATGCCGGAAAGCGGGTGCTGAAGCAGGAGCTGCTGACCGAAATAGCCGGGGAGCGCAGCGCGCGCTTCGATAATAAAGGCGACCGTTTTTATGACCTGATCTCTGCATTACATAAATCCGTGCGCGGCAGTGCCCCGGATGCGGCGCTTTACTGGTACGCGCGTATCATCACCGCCGGTGGCGATCCGCTATATGTCGCACGTCGCTGCCTGGCCATTGCGTCGGAAGATGTCGGCAATGCCGATCCGCGCGCCATGCAGGTCGCTATCTCCGCCTGGGACTGCTTTACCCGCGTCGGACCTGCGGAGGGGGAGCGTGCCATTGCGCAGGCGATTGTCTATCTGGCCTGCGCGCCGAAAAGCAATGCGGTGTATACCGCCTTCAAAGCGGCGATGTCGGACGCGCGCGAGCGCCCGGACTACGATGTGCCCGTTCATCTGCGCAATGCGCCAACCAAACTGATGAAAGAGATGGGTTACGGGCAGGAGTATCGCTACGCCCATGACGAACCCAACGCCTACGCCGCCGGGGAAGAGTATTTCCCGCAGGAGATGGCACAAACCCGCTATTATCACCCCACAAACAGAGGTCTTGAAGGCAAGATTGGCGAAAAGCTCGCCTGGCTTGCCGGACAGGATCAAAATAGCCCTATAAAACGCTACCGTTAG
- a CDS encoding DNA translocase FtsK 4TM domain-containing protein: protein MSQEYTEDKEVTLSKLSSGRRLLEALLIVIALFAVWLMAALLSFNPSDPSWSQTAWHEPIHNLGGVPGAWLADTLFFIFGVMAYTLPVIIIGGCWFAWRHRQNDDYIDYFAVSLRLIGALALILTSCGLAAINADDIWYFASGGVIGSLLSSALQPMLHSSGGTLALLCIWAAGLTLFTGWSWVSIAEKIGSFILTLLTFASNRTRRDDTWVDEDEYEDEYEEDDAPDERRESRRARILRGALARRQRVAEKFANPLGRKTDAALFSGKRMDEDEQIEYRGAAVDPDDVLFSGHRATPGEYDEYDPLLNGHSVTEPVAAAAAATTAAQAHVAPVEAVMPSSPVPAPESAIQQPQVDWQTAPGVHTPEPTIAPEPESYISVQQEQWQQPYQPPEPASEPQQPYQAYTPEPAVSEQPYVAPAPEPEAVEEAKPSRPPLYYFEEVEERRAREREQLAAWYQPVPEPVQEPVAKAPSASVAPVDPTPAVASGAETVKQATAAAAASAPLFSPVTDGAPRPQVKEGIGPQLPRPNRVRVPTRRELASYGIKLPSQRMAEEKARESDYEDDADELHQDELARQFAAQQTQRYGNEYQHDVHSQQDEDDAAEAELARQFAATQQQRYSGEQPSGATPFSLSDFEFSPMKDLVDDGPSEPLFTPSVMPEAEPVHQSPAPQAYAQPQQPALQAYAQPQTPAQPPQPQYQQPAPQPQESLIHPLLMRNGDSRPLQRPSTPLPSLDLLTPPPAEVEPVDTFALEQMARLVEARLADFRIKADVVNYSPGPVITRFELNLAPGVKAARISNLSRDLARSLSTVAVRVVEVIPGKPYVGLELPNKKRQTVYLREVLDNTKFRDNPSPLTVVLGKDIAGDPVVADLAKMPHLLVAGTTGSGKSVGVNAMILSMLYKAQPEDVRFIMIDPKMLELSVYEGIPHLLTEVVTDMKDAANALRWSVNEMERRYKLMSALGVRNLAGYNEKIAEAARMGRPIPDPYWKPGDSMDAQHPVLEKLPYIVVLVDEFADLMMTVGKKVEELIARLAQKARAAGIHLVLATQRPSVDVITGLIKANIPTRIAFTVSSKIDSRTILDQGGAESLLGMGDMLYSGPNSTSPVRVHGAFVRDQEVHAVVQDWKARGRPQYVDGITSDSESEGGGGGFDGGEELDPLFDQAVNFVTEKRKASISGVQRQFRIGYNRAARIIEQMEAQGIVSEQGHNGNREVLAPPPFD, encoded by the coding sequence TTGAGCCAGGAATACACTGAAGACAAAGAAGTCACATTATCTAAGCTAAGCAGCGGACGTCGTCTCCTTGAGGCGTTACTGATTGTTATTGCCCTTTTTGCCGTCTGGCTGATGGCTGCCTTACTCAGTTTCAACCCCTCGGATCCCAGCTGGTCGCAAACCGCATGGCATGAGCCTATCCATAACTTAGGTGGTGTTCCCGGCGCCTGGCTTGCGGACACGCTCTTCTTCATTTTCGGTGTGATGGCCTATACCCTTCCCGTCATTATTATTGGCGGATGCTGGTTTGCATGGCGTCATCGACAGAACGACGACTACATCGATTATTTTGCCGTTTCGCTGCGTCTGATTGGCGCCCTGGCGCTGATCCTCACCTCCTGTGGGCTGGCGGCGATCAATGCCGATGATATCTGGTATTTCGCCTCTGGCGGGGTGATTGGCAGCCTGTTAAGTTCCGCGCTGCAACCGATGCTTCACAGCAGCGGCGGCACGCTGGCGCTGCTCTGTATCTGGGCGGCGGGACTGACGCTGTTTACCGGCTGGTCCTGGGTGAGCATTGCCGAAAAAATCGGCAGCTTTATTCTGACTCTGCTCACGTTTGCCAGCAATCGCACCCGTCGCGACGATACGTGGGTCGATGAAGACGAATATGAAGATGAGTATGAAGAAGACGATGCGCCTGATGAGCGTCGTGAATCTCGTCGCGCGCGTATTCTGCGCGGTGCTCTGGCGCGCCGTCAGCGCGTTGCTGAAAAATTTGCTAACCCGTTAGGCCGTAAAACGGATGCCGCGCTTTTCTCCGGCAAGCGTATGGATGAAGACGAGCAGATTGAGTATCGCGGTGCGGCCGTCGATCCTGATGACGTGCTGTTCTCTGGTCATCGAGCCACGCCGGGTGAGTATGACGAATACGATCCGCTGTTGAATGGTCATTCCGTGACTGAACCGGTAGCCGCTGCTGCTGCCGCAACGACGGCTGCGCAGGCCCATGTTGCGCCTGTTGAAGCCGTCATGCCGTCCTCGCCTGTTCCGGCACCAGAGTCCGCGATCCAGCAACCGCAGGTAGACTGGCAGACTGCGCCAGGCGTCCATACGCCTGAACCGACCATTGCGCCGGAGCCTGAAAGCTATATCTCTGTGCAGCAGGAACAGTGGCAGCAACCGTATCAGCCGCCTGAGCCTGCCAGCGAGCCGCAACAACCGTATCAGGCTTATACGCCCGAACCCGCTGTATCTGAACAGCCATACGTTGCGCCTGCGCCTGAACCCGAAGCGGTGGAGGAAGCGAAGCCATCCCGTCCGCCATTGTACTATTTTGAAGAAGTGGAAGAGCGCCGCGCCCGTGAGCGCGAGCAGCTTGCCGCCTGGTATCAGCCCGTGCCTGAGCCGGTGCAGGAGCCTGTTGCAAAAGCGCCTTCTGCGAGCGTTGCACCTGTAGACCCCACGCCAGCCGTTGCGTCGGGAGCTGAAACCGTGAAGCAGGCAACGGCAGCCGCTGCCGCGTCCGCTCCGCTGTTCAGCCCGGTAACTGACGGTGCGCCGCGTCCTCAGGTGAAAGAGGGCATTGGTCCACAATTGCCGCGCCCTAATCGCGTGCGCGTACCGACGCGCCGGGAGCTGGCCTCTTATGGCATTAAACTGCCTTCCCAGCGTATGGCGGAAGAGAAAGCCCGTGAGTCCGACTACGAAGATGATGCCGACGAACTGCATCAGGATGAGCTGGCGCGTCAGTTTGCCGCCCAGCAGACTCAGCGGTATGGGAACGAGTACCAACACGATGTTCATTCTCAGCAGGATGAGGATGATGCTGCCGAAGCGGAATTAGCGCGTCAGTTTGCGGCCACGCAACAGCAACGTTATTCCGGTGAACAGCCTTCGGGTGCAACCCCGTTCTCGCTGTCAGATTTTGAATTTTCACCGATGAAAGATCTGGTGGATGACGGGCCGAGCGAGCCGCTGTTTACGCCGAGCGTGATGCCGGAAGCGGAACCGGTGCATCAGTCGCCAGCGCCACAGGCTTATGCGCAGCCACAACAGCCAGCGCTACAGGCTTATGCTCAGCCGCAGACGCCTGCCCAACCGCCGCAGCCGCAGTACCAGCAGCCAGCACCACAGCCGCAGGAAAGCCTGATTCACCCGCTGCTGATGCGTAACGGAGACAGCCGCCCGCTGCAACGCCCAAGCACGCCGCTGCCATCGTTGGATCTGTTAACGCCGCCGCCAGCAGAAGTGGAGCCGGTTGACACCTTTGCCCTTGAGCAGATGGCCCGTCTGGTTGAAGCACGTCTGGCTGACTTCCGTATTAAAGCGGATGTGGTGAACTACTCACCGGGTCCGGTGATCACCCGTTTCGAACTGAACCTGGCGCCGGGCGTAAAAGCGGCGCGTATTTCGAATCTGTCCCGCGACCTGGCGCGTTCTCTGTCCACCGTGGCGGTACGCGTAGTGGAAGTGATCCCAGGCAAGCCTTACGTTGGTCTTGAGCTGCCGAACAAGAAACGCCAGACCGTCTACCTGCGTGAAGTTCTGGATAACACCAAATTCCGCGATAACCCATCCCCGCTGACCGTGGTGTTGGGTAAAGATATCGCTGGCGATCCGGTGGTTGCCGATCTCGCGAAGATGCCGCACCTGCTGGTTGCGGGTACCACTGGCTCCGGTAAATCGGTCGGGGTGAACGCCATGATCCTCAGTATGCTCTACAAAGCGCAGCCTGAAGATGTGCGTTTCATCATGATCGACCCGAAAATGCTCGAACTGTCCGTCTACGAAGGTATTCCGCACCTGTTAACGGAAGTGGTAACCGACATGAAGGACGCCGCCAACGCATTGCGCTGGAGCGTCAATGAAATGGAGCGTCGCTACAAGCTGATGTCGGCGCTGGGCGTGCGTAACCTGGCCGGTTATAACGAGAAAATCGCCGAGGCGGCGCGCATGGGCCGTCCGATTCCGGACCCATACTGGAAGCCGGGTGACAGCATGGATGCCCAGCATCCGGTGCTGGAAAAACTGCCTTACATCGTGGTGCTGGTGGATGAATTCGCCGACCTGATGATGACCGTTGGCAAGAAAGTGGAAGAGCTGATTGCGCGTCTGGCACAGAAGGCGCGTGCCGCGGGTATCCACCTGGTGCTGGCAACACAGCGTCCGTCCGTCGACGTTATCACCGGTCTTATTAAGGCAAACATCCCGACCCGTATCGCCTTTACCGTGTCGAGTAAAATTGACTCGCGTACTATCCTTGACCAGGGCGGTGCAGAGTCGCTGCTGGGGATGGGTGATATGCTCTATTCCGGCCCGAACTCCACCTCGCCGGTGCGTGTCCACGGTGCGTTTGTTCGCGACCAGGAAGTGCATGCCGTGGTGCAGGACTGGAAAGCGCGCGGACGTCCGCAATACGTTGACGGCATCACCTCCGACAGCGAAAGCGAAGGCGGCGGCGGTGGTTTTGACGGCGGCGAAGAGCTGGATCCGTTATTCGACCAGGCGGTTAATTTCGTCACCGAAAAACGTAAAGCGTCCATCTCTGGTGTGCAGCGTCAGTTCCGCATCGGCTACAACCGCGCGGCGCGTATTATCGAGCAGATGGAAGCGCAGGGTATCGTCAGCGAACAGGGGCATAACGGTAACCGTGAGGTGCTCGCGCCACCGCCGTTTGATTAA
- the dmsA gene encoding dimethylsulfoxide reductase subunit A, with protein MKIKAPEAFMAAEVTRRGLMKTTAIGGLAVASSAFTLPFTRLASAAEALSPASAPEKVVWSACTVNCGSRCPLRMHVVDGEIKYVETDNTGDDNYEGLHQVRACLRGRSMRRRVYNPDRLKYPMKRVGKRGEGKFERISWDEAYDIIATNMQRLIKEYGNESIYLNYGTGTLGGTMTRSWPPGKTLVARLMNCCGGYLNHYGDYSSAQIAAGLNYTYGGWADGNSPSDIENSKLVVLFGNNPGETRMSGGGVTYYLEQARAKSNARMIIVDPRYTDTGAGREDEWIPIRPGTDAALVNALAYVMITENLVDQPFLDKYCVGYDEKTLPASAPANGHYKAYILGQGSDGIAKTPEWASTITGIPVERIVQLAREIGSAKPAYISQGWGPQRHANGEIATRAISMLSILTGNVGIHGGNTGAREGSYEVPFERMPTLDNPVQTSISMFMWTDAIERGPEMTALRDGVRGKDKLDVPIKMIWNYAGNCLINQHSEINRTHEILQDDKKCEMIVVIDCHMTSSAKYADILLPDCTASEQMDFALDASCGNMSYVIFTDQAIKPRFECKTIYEMTSELAKRLGVEQQFTEGRTQEGWMRHLHELSRKAIPDLPDFDTFRKQGMYKQRDPEGHHVAYKAFREDPQANPLTTPSGKIEIYSEELAKIAATWELPEGDVIDPLPIYTPGFENYNDPLTKKFPLQLTGFHYKARVHSTYGNVDVLKAACRQEMWINPMDAKARGISNGDRVRIFNGRGEVHIEAKVTPRMMPGVVALGEGAWYNPDANRIDQAGCINVLTTQRPSPLAKGNPSHTNLVQVEKA; from the coding sequence ATGAAAATCAAAGCGCCTGAAGCGTTTATGGCTGCCGAGGTCACTCGCCGTGGGTTGATGAAAACCACGGCAATAGGTGGTCTGGCGGTTGCCAGCAGCGCCTTTACGCTCCCTTTTACCCGTCTGGCGTCGGCGGCGGAGGCTCTGTCTCCCGCTTCAGCCCCGGAAAAAGTGGTGTGGAGTGCCTGTACCGTTAACTGTGGTAGCCGGTGTCCCCTGCGTATGCATGTTGTGGACGGTGAAATCAAATATGTCGAAACCGACAATACCGGGGACGATAACTACGAAGGGTTACATCAGGTTCGTGCCTGTCTGCGCGGACGCTCAATGCGACGTCGCGTCTATAACCCGGATCGTCTGAAATATCCGATGAAGCGTGTCGGTAAGCGTGGGGAAGGGAAGTTCGAGCGTATTAGCTGGGACGAAGCCTACGATATCATCGCCACCAACATGCAGCGTCTGATCAAAGAGTATGGCAACGAATCCATCTACCTGAACTACGGCACCGGGACGCTGGGCGGCACCATGACCCGCTCCTGGCCACCCGGTAAGACGCTTGTCGCCCGTCTGATGAACTGCTGCGGCGGCTATCTCAATCACTACGGTGACTACTCTTCCGCACAGATTGCCGCTGGCCTGAACTACACCTACGGCGGCTGGGCTGACGGTAACAGCCCGTCCGATATCGAAAACAGTAAACTGGTGGTGCTGTTCGGTAATAACCCGGGCGAAACGCGCATGAGCGGCGGCGGGGTAACATATTATCTTGAGCAGGCGCGCGCCAAATCTAATGCCCGCATGATCATCGTCGATCCGCGCTATACCGATACCGGGGCAGGACGTGAAGACGAGTGGATCCCCATCCGGCCGGGCACGGATGCTGCGCTGGTAAACGCGCTGGCGTATGTGATGATTACAGAAAATCTCGTCGATCAGCCATTCCTGGATAAATACTGCGTTGGTTACGACGAGAAGACCCTGCCAGCCAGCGCACCGGCGAACGGGCATTACAAAGCCTATATACTTGGTCAGGGCAGCGACGGTATAGCGAAAACCCCTGAGTGGGCGTCCACCATTACCGGTATTCCGGTTGAGCGTATTGTTCAGCTGGCGCGTGAAATTGGTTCAGCAAAACCGGCTTATATCAGCCAGGGCTGGGGTCCACAGCGTCACGCGAACGGCGAAATTGCCACCCGCGCTATTTCTATGCTCTCTATCCTGACCGGCAACGTCGGTATTCACGGCGGTAACACTGGCGCGCGTGAAGGTTCATATGAAGTACCGTTTGAACGTATGCCAACGCTGGATAACCCGGTTCAGACCAGCATCTCCATGTTTATGTGGACTGACGCGATCGAACGCGGCCCGGAAATGACCGCGCTGCGCGACGGTGTCCGGGGCAAAGACAAGCTGGACGTGCCGATCAAAATGATCTGGAACTATGCCGGTAACTGCCTGATCAACCAGCACTCTGAAATCAACCGTACCCATGAAATTTTGCAGGACGACAAGAAGTGCGAAATGATTGTGGTGATCGACTGCCACATGACTTCGTCGGCGAAGTATGCCGATATTCTGCTGCCAGACTGCACCGCGTCTGAGCAGATGGATTTCGCGCTGGACGCCTCCTGCGGCAACATGTCCTACGTGATCTTTACCGACCAGGCCATCAAGCCGCGCTTCGAGTGCAAAACCATCTATGAGATGACCTCCGAGCTGGCGAAACGTCTTGGCGTTGAGCAGCAGTTCACCGAGGGACGCACGCAGGAAGGGTGGATGCGCCATCTGCACGAACTCTCTCGTAAAGCGATTCCTGACCTGCCGGACTTCGACACCTTCCGCAAGCAGGGCATGTACAAGCAGCGTGACCCGGAAGGGCATCACGTGGCGTATAAAGCGTTCCGTGAAGATCCGCAGGCGAATCCGCTGACCACGCCGTCAGGCAAAATCGAGATCTACTCCGAAGAGCTGGCAAAAATTGCCGCAACCTGGGAATTACCGGAAGGGGACGTTATCGATCCACTGCCGATTTATACCCCTGGTTTCGAAAACTACAACGATCCGCTGACGAAGAAATTCCCGCTTCAGTTGACCGGTTTCCACTACAAAGCGCGTGTTCACTCCACCTACGGCAACGTTGATGTACTGAAAGCGGCCTGCCGACAGGAGATGTGGATCAACCCGATGGATGCGAAAGCGCGCGGTATCAGCAATGGCGATCGCGTACGTATCTTCAACGGGCGTGGCGAAGTGCATATCGAAGCTAAAGTGACGCCGCGCATGATGCCTGGCGTTGTCGCGCTGGGGGAAGGGGCCTGGTATAACCCGGATGCGAACCGTATCGATCAGGCGGGCTGCATCAACGTTCTCACTACGCAGCGTCCGTCGCCGCTGGCGAAGGGCAACCCATCCCACACAAACCTCGTTCAGGTTGAAAAGGCGTAA
- the serS gene encoding serine--tRNA ligase — MLDPNLLRNEPDAVAEKLARRGFKLDVDKLRALEERRKVLQVQTENLQAERNSRSKSIGQAKARGEDIEPLRLEVNKLGEELDQAKAELDVLQAEIRDIALAIPNIPDDSVPVGKDENDNVEVKRWGTPREFDFEVRDHVTLGEIHAGLDFAAAVKLTGSRFVVMKGQIAHLHRALAQFMLDLHTEQHGYSETYVPYLVNHDTLYGTGQLPKFAGDLFHTRPLDEEADSSNYALIPTAEVPLTNLVRDEIIDEDDLPIKLTAHSPCFRSEAGSYGRDTRGLIRMHQFDKVEMVQIVRPEESMDALEEMTGHAEKVLELLGLPYRRMALCTGDMGFGACKTFDLEVWVPAQNTYREISSCSNVWDFQARRMQARCRSKSDKKTRLVHTLNGSGLAVGRTLVAVLENYQLADGRIEIPEVLRPYMKGQQFIG, encoded by the coding sequence ATGCTCGATCCCAATCTGCTGCGTAATGAGCCAGACGCAGTCGCTGAAAAACTGGCACGCCGGGGCTTTAAGCTGGATGTAGATAAGCTGCGCGCTCTTGAAGAGCGTCGTAAAGTTTTGCAGGTACAAACTGAAAATCTGCAAGCAGAGCGTAATTCTCGATCGAAATCCATTGGCCAGGCGAAAGCGCGCGGGGAAGATATTGAGCCATTACGCCTGGAAGTGAACAAACTGGGTGAAGAGCTGGATCAGGCGAAAGCTGAACTGGACGTTCTTCAGGCTGAAATTCGTGATATCGCCCTGGCGATCCCGAACATTCCTGACGACAGCGTGCCTGTCGGCAAAGACGAAAACGACAACGTTGAAGTGAAACGCTGGGGTACGCCTCGCGAGTTTGACTTCGAGGTACGCGATCACGTGACGCTGGGCGAAATACATGCGGGCCTGGACTTTGCGGCTGCGGTTAAGCTGACCGGTTCTCGTTTCGTGGTAATGAAAGGTCAGATTGCCCATCTGCACCGTGCGCTGGCGCAGTTCATGCTGGATCTGCATACCGAGCAGCACGGCTACAGCGAAACCTACGTTCCGTATCTGGTTAATCACGATACGCTGTACGGTACAGGCCAGCTGCCGAAATTTGCCGGCGATCTGTTCCATACCCGTCCGCTGGACGAGGAAGCTGACAGCAGCAACTACGCGCTGATCCCAACCGCGGAAGTGCCGCTGACCAACCTCGTGCGTGATGAGATCATCGACGAAGACGATCTGCCAATCAAACTGACCGCGCACTCTCCGTGTTTCCGCTCTGAAGCGGGTTCTTACGGTCGTGATACTCGCGGTCTGATCCGTATGCACCAGTTCGATAAAGTTGAAATGGTGCAGATCGTTCGTCCGGAAGAGTCTATGGACGCGCTGGAAGAGATGACCGGTCACGCAGAGAAAGTGCTGGAGCTGCTCGGCCTGCCATATCGCCGTATGGCGCTGTGCACCGGTGACATGGGCTTCGGCGCCTGCAAAACCTTCGACCTCGAAGTGTGGGTGCCAGCGCAGAACACCTACCGTGAAATCTCCTCCTGCTCTAACGTCTGGGATTTCCAGGCACGCCGTATGCAGGCGCGTTGCCGCAGCAAGTCTGACAAGAAAACCCGTCTGGTTCATACCCTGAACGGTTCTGGTCTGGCTGTAGGCCGTACGCTGGTTGCTGTGCTGGAAAACTACCAGCTGGCTGACGGACGTATTGAGATCCCTGAAGTGCTGCGTCCTTACATGAAAGGTCAGCAGTTCATCGGTTAA
- the lolA gene encoding outer membrane lipoprotein chaperone LolA: MKKIAIACALLSSFVASSVWADAASDLKSRLDKVSSFHASFTQKVTDGSGNAVQEGQGDLWVKRPNLFNWHMTQPDESVLVSDGKTLWFYNPFVEQATATWLKDATSNTPFMLIARNQSSDWQQYNIKQNGDEFVLTPKGSNGNLKQFTINVSSNGTINQFGAVEQDDQHSSYQLKSQQNGAVDASKFTFTPPQGVTVDDQRNK; this comes from the coding sequence ATGAAAAAAATCGCCATCGCCTGTGCATTACTCTCCAGTTTTGTTGCCAGCAGCGTCTGGGCTGATGCAGCCAGCGACCTTAAAAGCCGACTGGATAAAGTAAGCAGCTTCCACGCCAGCTTCACGCAAAAAGTGACTGACGGCAGCGGCAACGCGGTGCAGGAAGGTCAGGGGGATTTGTGGGTCAAACGCCCGAATCTCTTCAACTGGCATATGACCCAGCCGGATGAAAGCGTTCTGGTGTCTGACGGTAAAACCTTATGGTTCTACAACCCGTTTGTTGAGCAGGCGACCGCTACCTGGCTGAAAGACGCGACCAGCAATACGCCCTTTATGCTCATTGCCCGTAACCAGTCCAGCGACTGGCAGCAGTACAACATTAAACAAAACGGTGATGAGTTTGTCCTGACGCCAAAAGGCAGCAACGGTAACCTGAAACAGTTCACCATTAACGTGAGCAGCAACGGTACTATCAATCAGTTTGGTGCGGTTGAGCAGGACGATCAGCACAGTAGCTATCAGTTGAAGTCTCAGCAAAACGGCGCCGTTGATGCATCGAAATTCACCTTTACCCCGCCGCAGGGCGTAACGGTGGACGACCAACGCAATAAGTAA
- the lrp gene encoding leucine-responsive transcriptional regulator Lrp, which translates to MVDSKKRPGKDLDRIDRNILNELQKDGRISNVELSKRVGLSPTPCLERVRRLERQGFIQGYTALLNPHYLDASLLVFVEITLNRGAPDVFEQFNAAVQKLEEIQECHLVSGDFDYLLKTRVPDMSAYRKLLGETLLRLPGVNDTRTYVVMEEVKQSNRLVIKTR; encoded by the coding sequence ATGGTAGATAGCAAGAAGCGCCCTGGCAAAGATCTCGACCGTATCGATCGTAACATTCTTAATGAATTGCAAAAGGATGGGCGTATTTCCAACGTCGAGCTTTCAAAACGTGTGGGACTTTCCCCGACGCCGTGCCTTGAGCGTGTGCGTCGACTGGAAAGACAGGGTTTTATTCAGGGCTATACGGCTCTGCTGAACCCGCATTATCTGGATGCCTCACTTCTGGTATTTGTTGAGATTACTCTGAATCGTGGTGCGCCGGATGTGTTTGAGCAATTTAACGCCGCTGTACAAAAACTTGAAGAAATTCAAGAGTGTCATCTGGTTTCCGGTGATTTTGACTACCTGTTGAAAACCCGTGTGCCTGATATGTCCGCCTACCGTAAGCTGCTGGGTGAAACCCTGCTGCGTCTGCCAGGCGTGAACGACACCCGTACTTATGTGGTGATGGAAGAGGTCAAACAGAGCAATCGTCTGGTTATTAAGACGCGCTAA
- the trxB gene encoding thioredoxin-disulfide reductase, which produces MGTTKHSKLLILGSGPAGYTAAVYAARANLQPVLITGMEKGGQLTTTTEVENWPGDPNDLTGPLLMERMHEHATKFETEILFDHINKVDLQNRPFRLTGDSGEYTCDALIIATGASARYLGLPSEEAFKGRGVSACATCDGFFYRNQKVAVIGGGNTAVEEALYLANIASEVHLIHRRDTFRAEKILIKRLMDKVASGNIVLHTNRTLEEVTGDQMGVAGLRIRDTQNTDNVETLDVAGLFVAIGHSPNTAIFEGQLELENGYIKVQSGIHGNATQTSIPGVFAAGDVMDHIYRQAITSAGTGCMAALDAERYLDGLAEQGK; this is translated from the coding sequence ATGGGCACGACCAAACACAGTAAGCTGCTAATCCTTGGTTCTGGACCTGCGGGATATACCGCAGCGGTCTATGCTGCACGCGCTAACCTGCAACCGGTACTGATCACCGGGATGGAAAAAGGCGGTCAGCTGACCACCACCACGGAAGTGGAAAACTGGCCGGGCGACCCGAACGACCTGACCGGGCCGCTGCTGATGGAGCGCATGCATGAGCATGCCACCAAATTCGAAACCGAAATTCTGTTCGACCACATTAATAAAGTGGATTTGCAGAACCGTCCGTTCCGCCTGACGGGTGACAGCGGCGAGTACACCTGCGATGCGCTGATCATCGCCACCGGCGCCTCTGCCCGCTATCTCGGCCTGCCGTCTGAAGAAGCGTTCAAAGGCCGCGGCGTGTCAGCCTGCGCCACCTGCGACGGTTTCTTCTATCGCAACCAGAAAGTTGCAGTGATCGGTGGCGGCAACACCGCTGTGGAAGAAGCGCTGTATCTGGCAAACATTGCCTCAGAAGTGCACCTGATCCACCGTCGCGACACCTTCCGCGCGGAGAAAATCCTGATCAAACGCCTGATGGACAAAGTGGCGAGCGGCAACATTGTGCTGCACACCAACCGTACGCTGGAAGAAGTGACCGGCGATCAGATGGGCGTGGCGGGACTGCGTATCCGTGATACCCAGAACACCGATAACGTCGAAACGCTGGACGTGGCGGGCCTGTTTGTGGCAATTGGTCACAGCCCGAACACGGCTATCTTCGAAGGCCAGCTGGAGCTGGAGAACGGCTACATCAAAGTGCAGTCTGGCATTCACGGCAACGCCACCCAGACCAGCATTCCAGGTGTCTTCGCGGCAGGTGACGTGATGGACCATATTTATCGCCAGGCGATCACCTCTGCGGGCACCGGCTGTATGGCCGCGCTGGATGCAGAACGCTATCTGGATGGACTGGCTGAACAAGGTAAATAA